A section of the Phaseolus vulgaris cultivar G19833 chromosome 8, P. vulgaris v2.0, whole genome shotgun sequence genome encodes:
- the LOC137826042 gene encoding uncharacterized protein produces the protein MATTYFPLRWESTGDQWWYASPIDCAAANGHYDLVRELLKIDNNHLFKLTSLRRIRRLEVVWDDEEQFNDVAKCRSQVAQKLLLECESRKGKNKNSLIRAGYGGWLLYTAASAGDLSFVQQLLERNPLLVFGEGEYNVTDIFYAASRGKNCEVFRQVFDFAVSPRFVTGKGGVLEEHVGDIPPVYKWEMSNRAVHAAARGGSVEILEEFLANCSDVLAYRDAQGSTILHSAAGRGQVEVVKYLTSSFDIINSTDHQGNAALHVAAYRGQLAAFEALVSASPALVYQRNNAGDTFLHKAVSGFQSTSFRRLDRQVELLRQLVSCKKFHIEEVINVKNTDGRTALHIATMGKIHTDLVMLLMTAPSINVNVSDINGMTPLDYLKQSPNTAASNVLIRKLVAAGGMFHNQGYNSRKAIASHMKMHSIGGSPGTSFRISDTQMFLYTGIENASDASTDQGSAGMSSSSSDHTAYESAAENRPSTTSIRPSVAAGLKRVLQWPLVKDKKGEEIRKSMDEGSVDSCRKWDITDQIPTPLRQKFFRHSALQNNKRNLSVRSYQSSPNAKKRFASELVHVKVSRRSRSSSFSISSLSSPRSIDKQKGFCVDNDVAGPSRTSHQNDKSTNSGKKASVSKKLRGHYFCFSKASVDREQESHCYKDHDVFVGGLIG, from the exons ATGGCAACTACATATTTCCCCCTCAGGTGGGAGAGCACTGGGGATCAATGGTGGTATGCATCCCCAATAGATTGTGCTGCTGCAAATGGACACTATGACTTGGTTCGTGAGCTTCTTAAAATTGACAACAACCACCTTTTCAAGCTCACCTCATTGCGCAGAATTCGCCGCCTTGAAGTTGTGTGGGACGATGAAGAACAGTTCAACGATGTTGCAAAGTGCCGTTCACAGGTGGCACAGAAGTTGCTTCTTGAGTGTGAGTCAAGGAAAGGGAAGAACAAGAACTCTCTCATCCGTGCAGGGTATGGAGGGTGGCTATTGTACACTGCTGCATCAGCTGGGGACTTGAGTTTTGTGCAACAACTTCTTGAGAGGAACCCTTTGTTGGTGTTCGGAGAGGGGGAGTATAATGTCACTGATATCTTTTATGCTGCTTCCAGGGGCAAGAATTGTGAGGTTTTTAGGCAGGTTTTTGATTTTGCAGTTTCTCCAAGGTTTGTCACAGGAAAAGGTGGGGTTTTGGAGGAGCATGTTGGGGATATTCCTCCTGTTTACAAGTGGGAGATGAGCAATAGGGCTGTCCATGCCGCTGCTAGAGGGGGCAGTGTGGAGATTTTGGAGGAGTTTCTTGCTAATTGCTCTGATGTGTTGGCTTATAGAGATGCTCAGGGCTCTACTATATTGCATTCTGCTGCAGGCAGAGGGCAGGTTGAG GTGGTTAAATATCTCACATCATCCTTTGACATAATAAACTCCACAGACCATCAGGGAAACGCTGCTCTGCATGTGGCTGCTTACAGGGGCCAATTAGCTGCATTTGAGGCTCTAGTTTCCGCATCTCCTGCATTGGTTTATCAGAGAAACAATGCGGGAGACACTTTCCTTCATAAAGCTGTGTCTGGTTTTCAGTCTACCTCATTCAGAAGGTTGGACAGACAGGTTGAACTTTTGAGGCAGTTAGTAAGTTGCAAAAAATTTCACATAGAGGAAGTCATCAATGTAAAGAACACTGATGGAAGAACTGCACTACATATTGCCACAATGGGTAAAATCCACACTGATCTTGTTATGCTCCTGATGACTGCTCCATCAATCAATGTGAATGTGAGTGATATTAATGGCATGACCCCACTTGATTACCTTAAGCAAAGTCCAAACACAGCAGCATCAAATGTACTGATCAGGAAGCTGGTTGCAGCTGGGGGAATGTTCCACAATCAAGGCTATAATTCAAGAAAAGCCATAGCTTCACACATGAAAATGCATAGTATTGGAGGCAGTCCTGGAACATCATTTAGAATCTCAGACACTCAGATGTTTTTGTACACAGGAATTGAGAATGCATCAGATGCTAGTACGGATCAGGGAAGTGCAGGAATGAGTTCATCTTCATCGGACCATACTGCATATGAATCAGCAGCAGAGAACAGACCCTCAACAACAAGCATAAGGCCATCGGTGGCTGCCGGGTTGAAACGAGTCCTTCAGTGGCCACTGGTGAAGGACAAGAAAGGTGAGGAGATCAGAAAATCAATGGATGAGGGTTCAGTGGACTCATGCAGAAAATGGGACATCACAGATCAAATTCCAACTCCACTAAGACAAAAGTTCTTTAGGCATTCAGCGCTTCAAAACAACAAAAGGAACCTATCTGTAAGGAGTTACCAGTCAAGTCCAAATGCTAAGAAGAGATTTGCTTCAGAACTAGTACATGTGAAGGTttcaagaagatcaagatctAGCTCATTTTCTATATCATCATTGTCATCACCTAGATCCATAGATAAGCAAAAGGGTTTTTGTGTTGACAATGATGTTGCTGGACCATCTCGCACAAGTCACCAAAATGACAAATCAACAAATTCAGGGAAAAAAGCTTCTGTTAGCAAAAAGCTAAGGGGCCATTATTTCTGTTTTTCAAAAGCCTCAGTAGACAGGGAACAAGAAAGCCATTGTTACAAGGACCATGATGTTTTTGTGGGTGGCCTAATTGGATGA